The Impatiens glandulifera chromosome 3, dImpGla2.1, whole genome shotgun sequence genome contains a region encoding:
- the LOC124932660 gene encoding probable protein phosphatase 2C 2, whose translation MIDLQEFLSFHSIVSLLLRFLIRGFRKSSSIHMSCVTLTSPQPLSAISHEITKKPRIEGGENMGMSNDGVNIGKNCNRDHMQRSLKMLKRRPSMLVVPDCDQQLHEEFELFNEIAVKKKEMIMNNYSYDHNVVHEVEGRGFLLATSKGTRKETMEDRYGVMLDVMGNPKQAFFTVIDGHGGEAAADFVSQNLGKNIVKELKTTIFDEFKIDSQVTENAIRRGYLETDTQFLNKNLNGGACATSVLIKNGQVYVANAGDCRVVLSRNGVAHLLTLDHRLTREDECIRIQNSGGYVQCWNGVWRVNGSLAVSRAIGDGYLKQWVISDPEIKTFSLTSSDISKCDFLILASDGLWDKVTGQEAVDAVMRDSARSGTKALLDMSRSRGCRDDITVMLVDLQPFF comes from the exons ATGATTGATCTTCAAGAGTTTCTTTCATTTCATTCCATTGTTTCTCTCCTTCTCCGCTTCCTTATAAGAGGTTTTCGGAAGTCATCGTCCATTCACATGAGCTGCGTAACCCTAACATCACCTCAGCCACTTTCAGCCATTAGTCATGAAATAACAAAAAAGCCGAGGATCGAAGGAGGGGAAAATATGGGTATGTCAAATGATGGTGTTAATATTGGAAAAAATTGTAATAGAGATCATATGCAGAGAAGTCTTAAAATGTTGAAGAGGAGGCCGAGTATGCTTGTTGTTCCCGATTGTGATCAGCAGCTTCATGAGGAGTTTGAATTATTCAATGAAATTGCAGTTAAGAAGAAAGAGATGATCATGAATAACTATAGTTATGATCATAATGTTGTTCATGAGGTTGAAGGAAGAGGTTTCCTTTTGGCTACTAGTAAAGGGACTAGGAAAGAAACAATGGAGGATAGATATGGTGTCATGCTTGATGTAATGGGGAACCCTAAACAG GCATTTTTTACTGTAATTGATGGTCATGGAGGAGAAGCTGCAGCTGATTTTGTGTCCCAAAACCTAGGGAAGAACATCGTTAAGGAACTCAAAACTACAATATTTGACGAGTTTAAAATAGATAGTCAAGTGACTGAAAATGCCATTCGACGAGGTTATTTGGAAACCGACACCCAATTTCTTAACAAG AATTTGAATGGAGGAGCTTGCGCAACTAGTGTGCTAATAAAGAATGGGCAAGTTTATGTGGCTAACGCCGGAGATTGCAGAGTGGTCTTGAGCCGGAATGGAGTTGCTCATCTTCTCACTCTCGATCACCGCCTCACTCGTGAAGACGAGTGTATTCGCATCCAAAATTCT GGTGGTTACGTGCAATGTTGGAATGGAGTATGGAGAGTGAACGGATCGCTAGCGGTTTCGAGGGCGATCGGAGATGGATATCTTAAACAATGGGTCATTTCCGACCCTGAGATTAAGACTTTCTCACTTACTTCATCGGACATTAGTAAATGTGACTTTCTCATTCTTGCTTCTGATGGGCTGTGGGATAAGGTCACCGGCCAGGAGGCCGTTGATGCGGTCATGAGAGATTCGGCACGATCGGGAACGAAAGCGCTTCTCGACATGTCGCGCAGCCGAGGCTGCCGAGATGATATCACTGTCATGTTGGTGGATCTTCAACCATTTTTCTAG